The Nostoc sp. 'Lobaria pulmonaria (5183) cyanobiont' genome window below encodes:
- a CDS encoding glutamate-5-semialdehyde dehydrogenase, giving the protein MTVEVLDDHPEPITSAQRAYQASLKLGLTKGADRSRAVLAMAKAIERSFDDILEANTLDLEASREMAVPELILDWLKLTPTRLEMTVDILQRLGELSDPLRRVRTADYQLEDSQSYTQLMPLGVIGFIYEAFPDLGAIAAGFCIKTGNCIILKGSTEASHSNTIIAEVLQSAIAEVGLIPGCVELITAEHGASIRDLVTQDGYVNLVIPYGRSSLVQQVVRQSTCPVLKSAMGNCYLYWSPNSSLEMVRWMILNSHQSEPDQVNAIEKVLIHRQALPSSLAVLWNSLMEKGFEIKGDAELVQAFPQLQLVKEGEWGNPYLTRTVAFKLVDSLETAIAWINEYSSGHADSIVTESYQESRQFALGVTSASTYINTSPRFSRNPSRGDSVFLGMSNQKGHRRGFISLETLTTVKHIVQGNGRF; this is encoded by the coding sequence ATGACTGTTGAAGTTTTAGATGACCACCCCGAACCGATTACTAGTGCCCAACGAGCCTATCAAGCTTCCCTAAAGTTGGGACTCACAAAGGGAGCAGACCGCAGTCGTGCAGTATTGGCAATGGCCAAGGCGATTGAGCGCTCATTTGATGACATTCTAGAAGCCAATACCTTGGATTTAGAAGCCAGTCGTGAAATGGCAGTGCCTGAGCTGATATTGGATTGGCTGAAGCTGACTCCCACAAGGCTAGAGATGACAGTAGACATTTTACAACGGTTGGGGGAATTATCAGATCCGCTGCGACGCGTCAGAACTGCTGATTATCAACTGGAAGATTCCCAAAGTTACACTCAGTTAATGCCTTTGGGAGTGATTGGATTTATTTATGAAGCGTTTCCCGATTTAGGGGCGATCGCAGCGGGTTTTTGTATCAAAACTGGTAATTGTATAATTCTCAAAGGCAGTACTGAAGCTAGCCATTCCAACACGATCATAGCTGAGGTACTGCAAAGTGCGATCGCAGAAGTTGGACTCATACCAGGTTGTGTAGAACTGATTACAGCCGAACATGGTGCTTCGATTCGGGATCTCGTCACCCAAGACGGGTACGTGAATTTAGTGATTCCCTACGGACGTTCTAGCTTAGTACAGCAGGTAGTCCGACAGTCAACTTGCCCAGTTTTAAAGTCAGCGATGGGTAACTGTTACCTCTACTGGTCGCCCAATAGTAGCTTAGAAATGGTGCGTTGGATGATTCTTAATAGCCATCAAAGTGAACCCGATCAAGTCAACGCTATTGAAAAGGTACTAATTCATCGTCAAGCCTTGCCATCATCTTTAGCCGTTTTGTGGAACAGCTTGATGGAAAAAGGTTTTGAAATTAAAGGGGATGCAGAACTAGTACAAGCCTTTCCTCAGTTGCAGCTGGTAAAAGAAGGCGAATGGGGAAACCCTTATTTAACCAGGACAGTAGCTTTTAAACTGGTGGATAGCTTAGAGACTGCGATCGCCTGGATTAATGAATACAGCAGTGGTCATGCCGACTCCATCGTGACTGAATCCTATCAGGAAAGTCGGCAGTTTGCCTTGGGAGTTACCAGTGCCTCTACCTACATCAACACTTCCCCGCGTTTTTCCCGTAACCCCTCGCGGGGAGATTCAGTGTTTCTCGGTATGTCTAATCAAAAAGGTCATCGCCGGGGATTTATCAGCCTGGAAACCTTGACCACCGTTAAGCACATTGTTCAGGGAAATGGCAGGTTTTAA
- the ribH gene encoding 6,7-dimethyl-8-ribityllumazine synthase has translation MAVFEGTFTQTEPLRFAVVIGRFNDLVTGKLLEGCQDCLKRHGVDPNPQGNQVDYVWVPGSFEVPLVARQLAISHRYDAVICLGAVIRGQTPHFDYVSSEVSKGIAAASFQTGVPVIFGILTVDTMQQALERAGIKGNHGWDYALNALEMASLMRQLRSNLAEPYSRNSQSLPASFQSTSVGNLTVESEELG, from the coding sequence ATGGCAGTTTTCGAGGGAACTTTTACCCAAACGGAGCCTTTGCGGTTTGCAGTGGTGATTGGTCGATTCAATGACCTCGTTACCGGAAAGCTGCTAGAGGGATGTCAAGATTGTTTAAAACGCCACGGTGTAGACCCTAATCCCCAAGGTAATCAGGTGGACTATGTTTGGGTTCCGGGAAGTTTTGAGGTACCTTTAGTAGCTCGCCAATTAGCAATTTCCCATCGTTATGATGCTGTAATTTGTCTTGGCGCAGTCATTCGAGGACAAACACCTCATTTTGATTACGTATCCTCAGAGGTTTCTAAAGGCATTGCCGCCGCTAGCTTTCAAACTGGGGTGCCAGTAATTTTTGGCATTTTAACAGTAGATACTATGCAGCAGGCCCTAGAACGGGCAGGCATCAAAGGTAATCATGGCTGGGATTACGCTCTCAATGCCCTAGAAATGGCTAGCCTCATGCGGCAACTGCGTTCTAACCTGGCAGAGCCATATTCTCGTAATAGCCAGTCTTTGCCAGCCTCTTTTCAAAGTACCAGCGTCGGCAATTTAACTGTCGAGTCAGAAGAACTCGGCTAA
- the psbZ gene encoding photosystem II reaction center protein PsbZ: MTIIFQFALIGLVVLSFVLVVGVPVAYATPQNWGESKKLLWVGSGVWIGLVFLVGLLNFFVV, encoded by the coding sequence ATGACCATAATATTCCAATTTGCCTTGATAGGTCTAGTAGTGTTGTCTTTTGTCCTCGTTGTTGGAGTTCCGGTTGCTTACGCCACTCCCCAAAATTGGGGTGAATCTAAAAAACTGCTCTGGGTTGGTTCTGGCGTCTGGATTGGTTTGGTATTTTTAGTTGGTTTGTTAAACTTTTTTGTCGTGTAG
- a CDS encoding CBS domain-containing protein, whose protein sequence is MDLILCHTTADFDALGAAVGLTRLLSGSKIVLTGGSHPTVRDFLALHRDEYPLIERRSVNSEKIRSLTVVDTQQRDRLGKAAEWLDLPSLKEIIVYDHHLGQESDIPATRSHIDSVGASTTLIVEQLQQQEISLTPAEATVMALGIHVDTGSLTYDQSTPRDALALAWLMQQGASLSVISTYRDPGLSPQLQLLTEALESLEHVCLHGYTVAWVTFKTEAFVPGLSSLASELVELTEIDALLLANEYPLGKGDSRLTVIGRSQIPKTNLNLLFQLLGGGGHSQAASLNLRGVDSQAILKQLLDGIKAQIPHPLTARDLMSSPVRTILPETTIAEAQRILLRYGHSGLFVVDTQGQLVGIISRRDIDIALHHGFSHAPVKGYMTKNLKTITQDTTLPQIESVMVTYDIGRLPVLENQQLIGIVTRTDVLRELHQERDEDQDGEQKFKIQNYANAALTKSKIPLSTELQNRLTPQLWQLLTTASQEAEKRGWHLYLVGGAVRDLLLTEAVAGTLMIKDIDLVVDGFHKSADVGAGVELAKALQQLYPMARLEIHGAFQTAALLWHKDPELDSLWVDIATARTEFYPYPAANPEVEASSIRQDLYRRDFTINALALRLTSPRTGELLDFFGGLLDLQAKQIRVLHANSFIEDPTRIFRGVRFAVRFGFQIEPQTEEFIRYAINSGVYDRTAQDNSKTPALQTRLKTELKHILQAPYWKSALQLLDNLEALQCIHPTLKLDAELLRQLRLLERCLRRFDPQPTLIHWEMRLEALIAHLAPQYRAKVAKNLQLQEDGIKHLQNLASAQTEVMESLPKSQSPSKVMQLLRQYDLPMLILIAVQSSRSLRHQIWEYLTVWANVQPLLNGYDLKKLGYKPGPQYRQILDDMLAATLDGVIKDKTEAEEFLAQHYPK, encoded by the coding sequence ATGGATTTAATTCTTTGCCACACAACAGCAGATTTTGACGCATTAGGAGCAGCAGTAGGGTTAACGCGCCTACTATCGGGAAGCAAGATTGTGCTAACTGGCGGCTCTCATCCTACTGTACGGGATTTTTTAGCTTTGCATCGGGATGAATATCCTCTGATTGAACGCCGTTCGGTAAATTCAGAAAAAATTCGCTCTCTGACTGTGGTTGATACACAACAGCGCGATCGCTTGGGTAAAGCTGCTGAGTGGTTAGATTTACCTAGTCTAAAAGAGATTATAGTTTATGACCATCACTTAGGACAAGAATCAGATATTCCGGCGACGCGATCGCATATTGACTCAGTAGGAGCCAGCACAACTTTAATCGTCGAGCAATTGCAACAACAGGAAATTTCCTTGACTCCTGCCGAAGCAACTGTAATGGCTTTGGGTATCCACGTTGACACTGGCTCTTTGACATATGACCAGTCCACACCACGGGATGCTTTAGCTTTGGCTTGGTTGATGCAACAAGGGGCTAGTTTATCAGTAATTTCTACCTACCGTGACCCCGGATTATCTCCGCAATTGCAGCTATTAACTGAGGCACTGGAAAGTTTAGAACATGTCTGTCTACATGGATATACGGTCGCTTGGGTAACTTTTAAAACTGAGGCTTTTGTGCCAGGGCTATCGAGTCTGGCATCGGAACTTGTGGAATTAACCGAAATTGATGCCCTACTATTGGCTAACGAGTATCCTTTAGGTAAAGGGGATTCACGGTTAACTGTAATTGGGCGATCGCAAATTCCCAAAACGAATTTGAACCTATTATTTCAACTATTGGGTGGCGGGGGTCATTCGCAAGCCGCATCGCTAAATCTAAGGGGAGTTGATTCGCAGGCAATATTAAAACAACTCCTTGACGGGATAAAAGCACAAATTCCCCATCCCCTCACTGCTAGGGATTTGATGTCTTCTCCTGTCCGCACGATTCTGCCTGAAACGACAATTGCCGAAGCCCAGCGTATTTTATTACGCTATGGACACTCTGGTTTATTCGTAGTCGATACTCAAGGGCAACTAGTAGGTATTATTTCGCGGCGGGATATTGATATCGCCTTACACCACGGATTTAGTCATGCACCAGTCAAGGGCTACATGACTAAGAATCTCAAAACGATTACACAAGATACGACATTGCCACAAATTGAGTCGGTGATGGTGACTTATGATATTGGACGCTTACCAGTATTGGAAAATCAGCAGTTAATCGGCATTGTCACCCGTACTGATGTCTTGCGGGAATTGCATCAAGAAAGGGATGAAGACCAAGACGGAGAGCAAAAATTCAAAATTCAAAATTACGCTAACGCTGCGCTAACAAAATCTAAAATTCCTCTCAGCACTGAATTGCAAAATCGCCTTACTCCGCAACTGTGGCAATTACTCACTACAGCATCGCAAGAGGCAGAAAAACGGGGTTGGCATCTTTATTTAGTGGGTGGTGCGGTGCGGGATTTGCTATTAACAGAAGCAGTAGCGGGCACTTTGATGATTAAAGATATCGATCTTGTGGTTGATGGCTTTCATAAATCAGCAGATGTCGGTGCTGGTGTGGAATTAGCAAAAGCACTCCAACAACTTTACCCTATGGCTCGCTTAGAAATCCACGGGGCTTTTCAAACTGCGGCTTTGTTGTGGCACAAAGACCCAGAATTAGATTCTTTATGGGTAGATATTGCCACTGCTAGAACAGAATTCTATCCTTATCCAGCCGCAAATCCAGAAGTTGAGGCGAGTTCCATTCGTCAAGATTTGTATCGCCGAGATTTTACCATCAACGCCCTCGCCTTGCGCCTGACTTCCCCTCGTACTGGTGAATTACTCGATTTTTTTGGTGGATTACTAGATTTACAAGCTAAACAAATTCGGGTTTTACACGCCAATAGCTTTATCGAAGACCCCACCCGCATTTTTCGTGGCGTGCGCTTTGCCGTGCGCTTTGGATTTCAGATAGAACCGCAAACTGAAGAGTTTATCCGTTATGCAATCAACAGTGGTGTTTACGATCGCACTGCTCAAGACAATAGCAAAACTCCAGCCCTGCAAACTCGACTGAAAACAGAATTAAAACACATCCTACAAGCCCCCTACTGGAAATCAGCTTTACAGTTACTCGATAACTTAGAGGCTTTGCAATGTATCCATCCTACCCTGAAGCTAGACGCAGAACTTTTGCGACAATTACGTTTGCTAGAACGCTGTTTGCGGCGATTTGACCCGCAACCAACCCTCATTCATTGGGAAATGCGTTTAGAAGCGTTAATCGCCCATCTCGCACCACAATATCGGGCGAAAGTAGCAAAGAATTTACAACTGCAAGAAGATGGCATTAAACACTTGCAAAACTTGGCTTCTGCTCAAACTGAAGTAATGGAATCTTTGCCTAAGTCTCAAAGTCCTAGTAAAGTAATGCAGTTGTTGCGACAGTATGATTTACCAATGCTGATTTTAATTGCTGTGCAAAGTTCGCGATCGCTTAGACATCAGATTTGGGAATATTTAACTGTTTGGGCTAATGTGCAGCCACTACTGAATGGCTATGATTTAAAGAAACTGGGTTACAAACCAGGGCCTCAATATCGACAAATATTAGATGATATGCTTGCTGCTACCTTAGATGGAGTAATTAAAGATAAGACTGAAGCTGAGGAGTTTTTAGCGCAACACTATCCTAAATGA
- a CDS encoding Uma2 family endonuclease has protein sequence MTIAQELDSQEGICQDVIFPPGDLFSDEPPLETELHLRQIILLLTCLEWLWRDRNDFYAAGNLTIYYSPRQRKSEYFRGPDFFVVLGTERKTRKSWVVWEEDGKYPNVILEILSDSTANIDKGLKKEIYQNTFRTLDYFWFDPYTQEFAGFHLVDGEYQPLQASEQGYLWSQQLGLYLGVYEGLLRFFTRDGQLVPTPEETSEEAEQKAEQAEQKAEQAEQKAEQAEQKAERLAAKLRELNINPDTI, from the coding sequence ATGACCATAGCTCAAGAATTAGATTCTCAAGAAGGCATCTGCCAAGATGTTATATTTCCCCCTGGTGATTTATTTAGTGATGAACCTCCTTTGGAAACAGAACTGCATTTACGACAAATAATCCTACTTTTAACATGTCTGGAATGGCTGTGGCGAGACAGAAATGATTTCTATGCGGCGGGAAATCTGACTATCTACTACAGTCCACGCCAACGCAAATCAGAATACTTCCGAGGGCCAGACTTTTTTGTAGTGCTGGGAACTGAACGTAAAACCCGTAAAAGTTGGGTAGTGTGGGAAGAAGATGGCAAATATCCGAATGTAATTCTAGAAATTTTGTCTGACTCAACAGCGAATATTGATAAAGGTTTAAAAAAAGAAATTTATCAAAATACTTTCCGCACGTTGGATTATTTTTGGTTCGACCCTTACACACAAGAATTTGCAGGATTTCATTTAGTAGATGGAGAATATCAACCTCTACAAGCAAGTGAACAAGGGTATTTGTGGAGTCAGCAATTAGGGTTATATTTGGGAGTTTATGAAGGTTTATTGCGGTTTTTTACACGAGATGGGCAACTAGTACCAACACCGGAAGAAACGTCAGAAGAAGCAGAACAAAAGGCAGAACAAGCAGAACAAAAGGCAGAACAAGCAGAACAAAAAGCTGAACAAGCAGAACAAAAAGCTGAACGTTTAGCAGCAAAACTGCGGGAGTTAAATATTAATCCAGATACAATTTAG
- a CDS encoding ATP-binding cassette domain-containing protein — MPKKSILLAENLAYDLRVDITLFQGVHVNIEAGDRIALVGRNGVGKSTLLKILAGKIDPSVGSTWRNGVVFYLPQISTIRQEITTYSGLNFFIYISDEWWKIEELLQTKLSTNLDLSLSIANLSGGELTKLFFGNRFSSRTKATTT; from the coding sequence ATGCCGAAAAAATCAATATTGTTAGCTGAGAATTTAGCCTATGACCTCAGGGTAGATATAACTTTGTTTCAAGGAGTTCATGTGAATATTGAAGCAGGCGATCGCATCGCTTTAGTCGGTCGCAACGGGGTAGGAAAATCAACCTTATTAAAGATACTTGCAGGTAAAATCGACCCCAGCGTAGGTTCCACTTGGCGTAATGGTGTTGTCTTCTATTTGCCACAAATCAGTACTATCAGACAAGAAATTACAACATATTCAGGACTTAATTTTTTTATTTATATCTCTGATGAATGGTGGAAAATTGAGGAACTTTTGCAAACAAAACTTAGTACAAATCTTGACTTATCTCTATCAATTGCTAACTTGAGTGGTGGAGAACTAACAAAACTTTTTTTTGGCAATCGGTTTAGCTCAAGAACCAAAGCTACTACTACTTGA